The proteins below are encoded in one region of Bombus vancouverensis nearcticus chromosome 8, iyBomVanc1_principal, whole genome shotgun sequence:
- the Nak gene encoding numb-associated kinase isoform X1, with the protein MVHAQFLRPEYVGWVKYVNCYHDWNDFLSLSSLLLNYYETDRNLKVERLKNLVKEALCQLSSTLKGPTTCANMKKLFSKIENTSKEPNSYIGKVFVVGRYTVTVEDILAEGGFAIVFLVKSSSGRYALKRMYVNNEHDLNVCKREIQIASNLNGHKNIIGYLDSSITHIGGGVHELLLLMPYCKSQVLQMMNNRLQTGFSESEVLQIFCDVCEAVSRLHHCQTPIIHRDLKIENILYSDTGHYVLCDFGSATAKILNPSIQGAAIVEEEIKKYTTLSYRAPEMVDMYCGKPVTTKADIWALGCLLYKLCFFTLPFGESTLAIQSGNFTIPNHSRYSRSLHCLIRYMLEPDPDNRPDIYQVSVIAFQIQGKECPVQNLHKVQTPVLESLPCPPMESENMKRSSLVKTPKPTPVTTVEGTSVTPRQRPKGQAVSTGPISLSGQIVSQISGQGTQTQSQSSVGNTISYVQMGQQLASLNASQPYLGQNMQASVQPLPVNSQPSTHQVSTLTQVSPQVCCTTTNQNVPFGTHQSQIQKSQQSQSQCSTIRRSPVSVQDTVGSYYFDSPVATNVNEENLEALFPPSGYPDPFKDDNRAMPPPAKIPPPVAPKPSKILPKANVSASCPPPKFTPVNSLTSKLNTPTGPNKATPVMVPTLPKPVNKTESLSQNISSSTSPPDSPTLSSVRHRRNVSDTSAFNKAFASETTQFLAPYEASVKARSEDANTPEVLTGVRPCLGSSASHVRIGELSSVTATEGRSLSADVAAWNPFEDVQPFNQLTEDHIFGAEFDKIRRGSNASIAGVKSRESLVMTYAELPEDPFESAPFSLPTGKKNKIGSKTAALAGGKSQLNGRPRIPPKQWNPGFERPELDHRMTGNNPPISPPFVRVPLEDRSKYEKLTFNAGDVSSDSDKDLSQERIQQKRKRVKNAIRRKRKTQNVNKVVGDSTGSAGNSKTLGNNWRNQSICNSAIKLNGIGADGYRKHNNIRNGSNKGEIQEEGEEVQEEGESMKKEETEGGNKRREKEEEEEGEAEKDEDEEEEEEEEEEEEEEEEEEEEEEEEDDDKDNDDIDDNNNDNDNEKRTNENDEKYEGINEATPDGIYRVCGSLHHSERNVVTTSEQDYRTKKSKRYYREERSSISPVNTDPVVGHQYGEKPLLLDDELDPEPKLDYSYGDPFVMDDRYGSNYQSFNDIGSSKRIEKTKLLSDVLWKFDKDVFALAPFPKSSSYSKKGNDFQESNQFKNVAPAIFDVTAPSETVTDVENKLLSTGRCNSSWKCANVTKTEGFTNIDLLSGETQRSPVTKAISIVRRDSERKRNTMQNQIKEMDQDDEIKAGGAGDREEDEEEDKARVAIIEEKEKETEEEKGENKEKDLFGSSPFSPSSFVINSFDFNSLRNVTEQPPKQSAKMTFANQEESYDDYTQVSVHPIQAQQSSPNVCHLKQAITTAAAAASSTTKTVLNSKFTDVSANSDYSRTFLDASKDLFGSIPFDEFASLQLNEEKKRSETRIPFVQLSSSSSSSTQLRQSQPQEPGFVGENLDAMLLDKAQPPISDRATSTLQEVYTIKSVHHTARITVQTMNSVSKPDVASDIVLPMSPEPLVVTDDDHHDMPRHKREKSNKSEKSKYHLISEIHSDISDVLSSSKLTHKSKSTCYGKKTPRAKKCSVVSTAAGFSNMSFEDFPSDENEERQIRNTKIAPFEVIREPEKRFGSLKRRSNPFT; encoded by the exons ATGGTGCATGCGCAGTTTCTACGGCCTGAATATGTCGGCTGGGTAAAATACGTTAACTGTTATCATGACTGGAACGATTTCCTTTCGTTAAGTTCATTGCTGTTAAATTATTACGAAACTGATCGTAACTTAAAAGTTGAAAG attaaaaaatttagtaaagGAGGCCTTATGTCAACTCAGTTCAACATTGAAGGGGCCGACGACGTGTGCCAATATGAAGAAGCTGTTTTCAAAAATCGAAAACACGTCGAAGGAGCCTAACAGTTACATAGGAAAAGTTTTTGTGGTGGGACGTTACACTGTCACTGTCGAAGACATTCTAGCCGAAG GAGGATTTGCCATTGTATTCCTGGTAAAATCTTCGAGTGGACGTTATGCACTTAAACGCATGTATGTTAATAACGAACATGATCTCAATGTATGTAAAAGGGAGATACAAATTGCA agtAACTTGAATggtcataaaaatattataggatATTTGGATAGCAGTATCACTCACATAGGTGGAGGAGTACATGAACTTTTACTTTTAATGCCTTACTGCAAATCTCAAGTTTTACAAATGATGAACAATAG GTTACAGACTGGATTTAGCGAGTCTGAAGTTCTGCAAATATTTTGTGATGTTTGTGAAGCTGTATCTCGACTGCATCATTGTCAGACACCGATAATACATAGAGATTTAAAG attgaaaatatattatactcTGATACTGGCCATTATGTATTATGTGACTTTGGTTCTGCAACAGCAAAAATTTTAAATCCCAGTATACAGGGAGCAGCGATAgtcgaagaagaaattaaaaaatacacgaCTCTCAGTTATAGAGCACCTGAAATGGTTGATATGTATTGTGGAAAACCTGTTACAACGAAAGCAGATATATGG GCATTGGGGTGTTTGTTGTACAAACTTTGTTTCTTTACATTACCATTCGGAGAAAGCACACTTGCTATTCAATCGGGAAATTTTACGATACCAAATCATTCAAG ATATAGTAGAAGCCTTCATTGTTTGATACGTTATATGCTCGAGCCAGATCCTGATAATCGTCCCGATATTTATCAAGTGTCTGTGATCGCATTCCAAATTCAGGGAAAAGAGTGTCCAGTACAGAATTTACAT AAAGTTCAAACACCAGTTTTGGAATCATTACCTTGTCCGCCTATGGAATCTGAAAATATGAAAAGATCATCATTAGTGAAGACACCAAAACCGACTCCAGTAACTACTGTTGAGGGTACGTCAGTTACACCAAGACAACGACCAAAGGGGCAGGCTGTGAGCACAGGTCCGATAAGTCTAAGCGGTCAGATCGTGAGTCAAATATCTGGTCAAGGAACTCAGACTCAGTCGCAAAGTTCTGTAGGAAATACGATTTCATATGTTCAAATGGGTCAACAACTTGCTTCGTTAAACGCGTCACAACCTTACTTAGGACAAAATATGCAAGCAAGTGTTCAGCCATTACCAGTGAACTCTCAACCATCTACTCATCAAGTGTCAACGCTCACTCAAGTTTCGCCTCAAGTTTGTTGTACTACGACTAATCAAAACGTTCCCTTTGGAACGCATCAGTCGCAAATCCAAAAATCACAACAGAGTCAGTCACAATGTTCTACGATTAGACGATCTCCTGTAAGTGTTCAAGATACCGTAGGTTCATATTACTTTGATTCACCAGTGGCAACAAACGTGAATGAAGAAAATCTAGAGGCGCTATTTCCACCGTCTG GTTATCCAGATCCGTTTAAAGATGATAACAGAGCTATGCCACCACCCGCAAAAATACCACCACCTGTCGCTCCTAAACCTTCTAAAATTCTGCCTAAGGCAAATGTTTCTGCTAGTTGTCCACCTCCAAAATTTACGCCTGttaattcattaacatcgaaGCTAAATACTCCAACAGGGCCTAATAAAGCTACTCCTGTAATGGTACCAACTTTACCGAAACCAGTCAATAAGACTGAAAGTTTAAGTCAAAATATAAGTTCAAGTACCTCTCCGCCCGATAGTCCGACACTCTCCTCGGTACGTCATAGAAGAAACGTTAGCGATACAAGTGCTTTTAATAA AGCATTTGCAAGCGAAACAACACAATTTCTAGCACCGTACGAAGCTTCAGTGAAAGCACGTTCAGAAGATGCTAACACTCCTGAAGTTCTAACTGGTGTAAGACCTTGCCTAGGTTCTAGTGCTTCGCATGTACGTATT GGCGAACTTTCAAGCGTAACTGCTACTGAAGGAAGATCTTTAAGTGCGGATGTAGCAGCTTGGAATCCGTTTGAAGACGTACAACCTTTCAACCAATTAACGGAAGATCATATTTTTGGTGCTGAGTTTGATAAAATTAGAAGGGGCAGTAATGCAAGCATCGCTGGTGTAAAAAGTCGCGAAAGCCTCGTTATGACGTATGCAGAATTACCAGAAGATCCATTTGAATCTGCACCTTTTAGTTTGCCAA CAGGAAAGAAGAACAAAATTGGATCAAAGACTGCCGCACTTGCTGGAG GCAAGTCGCAATTAAACGGTAGACCAAGAATACCACCGAAACAATGGAACCCGGGATTCGAGCGCCCCGAACTGGACCACAGGATGACAGGAAATAATCCTCCTATTTCTCCGCCATTCGTTCGGGTTCCTCTAGAAGATCGGTCCAAGTACGAAAAGTTAACGTTCAACGCTGGAGACGTATCCAGCGATAGCGACAAAGATTTGTCGCAAGAGCGAATTcaacaaaagagaaaaagggtGAAGAATGCGATACGCAGGAAGAGGAAAACGCAGAATGTGAACAAAGTCGTGGGTGATTCGACAGGCTCGGCTGGTAATTCGAAGACGCTCGGTAATAACTGGCGTAATCAAAGTATTTGTAACAGCGCCATTAAATTGAATGGTATCGGCGCTGATGGGTACAGAAAGCATAACAATATTCGAAACGGAAGTAACAAAGGAGAAATACAGGAGGAAGGAGAGGAGGTGCAGGAGGAGGGAGAGAgtatgaaaaaggaagaaacagaaggaggaaataaaagaagagagaaagaagaagaagaggaaggggAAGCTGAAAAggacgaagacgaagaagaagaggaagaggaggaggaggaggaggaagaggaggaggaggaggaggaagaagaggaagaggaagacgaCGATAAAGATAACGATGACATAGATGATAACAataacgacaacgacaacgaaaAAAGAACTAATGAAAACGATGAAAAATATGAGGGGATAAACGAAGCAACCCCGGATGGTATATATAGAGTTTGTGGTTCTCTTCATCATTCGGAAAGAAATGTTGTTACTACGAGTGAACAAGATTACAGAACGAAAAAGTCGAAGAGGTATTATCGAGAAGAGCGATCGTCGATTAGTCCGGTAAATACGGATCCAGTTGTCGGCCATCAATATGGAGAGAAGCCTCTTTTGCTCGATGACGAACTTGATCCGGAACCGAAACTCGATTACTCTTATGGCGATCCATTCGTTATGGATGATCGATATGGGTCAAATTATCAGTCGTTCAACGACATCGGTTCGTCAAAGAGAATCGAGAAGACGAAACTCCTGAGCGACGTATTATGGAAATTCGACAAGGACGTTTTCGCGTTAGCTCCGTTTCCAAAGTCGTCCAGTTATTCGAAAAAAGGTAACGATTTTCAAGAGAGTAATCAATTTAAAAACGTAGCTCCCGCTATCTTTGACGTGACGGCTCCATCCGAGACGGTGACGGATGTAGAAAACAAGTTGCTTTCTACAGGAAGATGTAATTCATCCTGGAAGTGTGCAAATGTCACGAAAACAGAGGGATTCACGAACATCGACTTGTTATCCGGAGAAACGCAACGATCTCCGGTTACTAAGGCAATCTCGATTGTTCGCCGAGACTCTGAACGGAAAAGGAACACGATGCAGAATCAAATAAAGGAAATGGATCAAGATGATGAGATTAAAGCGGGAGGAGCAGGAGACcgagaagaagatgaagaagaagataaaGCGAGAGTAGCGATAatcgaagagaaagagaaagaaacggaagaagaaaaaggagaaaataaagagaaagatttATTTGGTTCATCGCCGTTTAGTCCGAGCAGTTTTGtaataaattcgtttgattttaacAGTTTACGAAACGTTACGGAGCAACCACCGAAACAATCGGCAAAAATGACGTTTGCGAATCAAGAAGAATCGTACGATGATTACACTCAAGTGTCTGTCCATCCCATTCAAGCCCAGCAATCTTCGCCGAACGTTTGTCATTTGAAACAAGCTATTACTACTGCTGCAGCGGCAGCATCATCGACTACAAAAACAGTATTGAACTCTAAATTTACCGATGTCTCTGCGAATAGCGATTATTCGCGTACGTTTTTGGATGCTTCGAAAGATCTTTTTGGTTCCATTCCGTTCGACGAATTCGCATCTTTAcaattaaacgaagaaaaaaagagatcgGAGACTCGCATACCATTTGTTCaattatcgtcatcgtcatcgtcatcgacGCAACTGCGCCAGTCGCAGCCACAGGAGCCGGGTTTCGTTGGCGAAAACTTAGACGCGATGCTATTAGATAAAGCACAACCGCCGATCTCTGATCGAGCAACATCTACCTTACAAGAGGTATATACGATTAAATCGGTTCATCATACTGCTCGAATCACTGTTCAAACGATGAACAGTGTATCGAAACCAGATGTTGCGTCGGATATTGTTTTACCCATGTCACCGGAACCGTTGGTTGTTACCGATGACGATCACCACGATATGCCAAGAcataaaagagaaaaatctAATAAATCGGAGAAGTCGAAATATCATTTGATCAGTGAGATTCATAGCGATATTAGCGATGTACTGTCATCGTCGAAGCTAACTCACAAAAGTAAGTCGACTTGTTACGGTAAAAAAACACCAAGAGCGAAAAAATGTTCTGTCGTTAGCACAGCTGCTGGTTTCAGTAACATGAGCTTCGAAGATTTTCCGAGCGACGAGAACGAGGAAAGACAGATTAGGAATACGAAAATCGCGCCGTTCGAAGTAATAAGAGAACCTGAAAAACGATTCGGTTCGTTGAAGAGGAGAAGCAATCCTTTCACTTGA